Proteins encoded within one genomic window of Anopheles gambiae chromosome 3, idAnoGambNW_F1_1, whole genome shotgun sequence:
- the LOC133393343 gene encoding uncharacterized protein LOC133393343: MSRLPVFGSLDRLADRLPVGSRGQLSTATAHTTTSNHSNLCVTAELFLLVFEMSSDSLVRPGLTTPFTGSLPEIKLRLRKKVPKLTANDVRRARIPYYEAIASELYEAGYVHAAFLLLHLIEYEDGYVGRTSYAAVESRRLRNDEQLLNYLGDALAAAEGWKTRQQYEREVAELLAIARHFGPDPEKRWLVGQFFRIALDRCADCSPRERVRAQSMVRYYYGKFLIDQRQHLEAMKLLEQADGDLEHACPGVRDGWSTLEEDGEPLSIAINTLLFVSNRSLAEEMANSPTWMVEQYVRDAHKAALKTRKASIMAQSYQAYGEFLCAKGCLEESLEMYRNALQQAELDGELPDLAVSVALAQAKSYHLLGQTVKREAMLARVDRMTKPTKNSLSRGHYLLTAATLQQQDAKEDPLKMTALLQSLQQAASVFEQFRQRDKSLEARCLEGLLRAEPLFTEYATLVPAAISTSDEALYRVIDQVGF, encoded by the exons ATGTCTCGATTGCCTGTGTTTGGCTCACTAGATCGACTGGCCGACCGACTTCCTGTAGGCTCTCGGGGGCAACTCTCCACTGCAACTGCTCACACAACCACATCAAATCACAGTAACCTTTGCGTGACGGCGGAATTGTTCCTTCTCGTCTTCGAAATGTCATCCGACAGTTTAGTTCGTCCCGGTCTGACGACGCCCTTTACCGGCAGCCTGCCCGAGATCAAGCTGCGCCTGCGCAAGAAAGTGCCGAAGCTGACCGCGAACGATGTCCGGCGGGCCCGCATTCCGTACTACGAAGCGATCGCCAGCGAGCTGTACGAGGCCGGGTACGTGCATGCCGCcttcctgctgctgcatctgATCGAGTACGAGGACGGGTACGTTGGGCGGACGTCTTACGCGGCGGTCGAGAGCCGTCGGCTACGAAACGATGAACAGCTGCTCAACTATTTGGGCGATGCGCTGGCGGCGGCAGAGGGCTGGAAGACCCGGCAGCAGTACGAGCGGGAGGTGGCCGAGCTGCTCGCCATTGCGCGCCATTTCGGACCGGATCCGGAGAAGCGATGGCTGGTGGGGCAATTTTTTCGCATCGCACTCGATCGCTGTGCGGATTGTAGCCCGCGGGAGCGTGTCAGGGCGCAATCGATGGTTAGATATTACTATGGGAAGTTTTTAATCGACCAGAGACAGCACCTGGAAGCGATGAAGCTGTTGGAGCAGGCGGATGGCGATCTGGAACACGCTTGTCCGGGAGTCCGGGACGGTTGGAGCACGCTGGAGGAGGATGGCGAACCGCTGTCGATCGCCATTAACACGTTGCTGTTTGTGAGTAATCGCAGCCTGGCGGAGGAGATGGCGAACTCGCCCACGTGGATGGTGGAGCAGTACGTAAGGGACGCTCACAAGGCAGCTCTGAAAA CTCGGAAAGCATCCATCATGGCCCAGTCCTACCAAGCGTACGGTGAGTTCCTGTGCGCAAAAGGATGCCTCGAGGAGTCGCTGGAGATGTACAGGAACGCACTGCAGCAGGCAGAGCTGGACGGTGAGCTGCCAGATTTGGCCGTCTCCGTCGCTCTAGCGCAGGCAAAATCGTACCATCT ACTCGGTCAAACGGTAAAGCGTGAAGCAATGCTGGCCCGTGTCGATCGTATGACAAAGCCCACCAAGAACTCGCTAAGCCGTGGCCATTATCTTCTCACTGCCGCGACCCTGCAGCAGCAAGACGCCAAGGAAGATCCGCTCAAAATGACCGCACTGCTGCAGAGCCTCCAGCAGGCGGCATCGGTGTTCGAGCAGTTTCGCCAGCGTGACAAATCACTCGAGGCACGCTGTCTCGAGGGACTGCTGCGCGCGGAACCGCTGTTTACAGAGTATGCCACGCTGGTCCCGGCCGCCATTAGCACTTCCGATGAGGCACTTTACCGCGTGATTGATCAGGTCGGCTTCTGA
- the LOC133393014 gene encoding uncharacterized protein LOC133393014: MSRPRRKCARYSSPPKLHINDLPQEIMYTIFDYLCIYSLRDVSLTCRYWERLISEYGATRFTLRIGEWSDEDTWYADCSARVKVHLTEAAKMLDCTKRRYSKVNIDLLGKPFETHQMNLVLSKLLVPSWLEQLVVLRVGLGKKLQMFAVKISKAVVKMGCLQELHLVHPANGSKCLHSFKELKVVNRSLHKLVLHVSLPEVIDCPNLRVLDIVSSLDVETIVGKQYIEHGGEEPYWKLKQLEELMIWHPDDDDDDDDRMIFSSRLLEQATSIDAIEKIEFYRHLKQLKKLYYHASIVSSEVLQAICESCVQLKDLHLMYLASIGPNPLRHLSNLNMLQQLSICCSADILSFTGVRLPRLERLLLYDMKIDWPSLAELTSIKWLKITPDPSKVDQICDLLAGQLSSQLNFLWLAMDYVDVYACLPKLSALKTLVVENVNQQFSKYLPSLPQLTRLVIFPGYMSKMTLPLRLPKRMVKLELMELGFYEIFIRDISKCMMEGDYARLSLHFREQRSILLKYSYRNVSSLR, translated from the exons ATGAGCCGTCCGCGAAGAAAATGCGCGAGGTATTCGTCCCCGCCCAAATTGCACATCAATGATCTGCCACAAGAG ATAATGTACACCATTTTTGACTATCTCTGCATTTATTCGCTAAGAGATGTCTCACTTACCTGCCGCTACTGGGAGCGTCTGATTTCCGAATACGGCGCTACACGATTTACCCTGCGCATTGGTGAGTGGTCAGATGAAGATACGTGGTATGCCGATTGCAGCGCCCGTGTAAAGGTACACTTAACAGAAGCAGCCAAAATGCTCGATTGCACCAAGCGCCGCTACAGCAAGGTCAATATTGATCTGCTGGGAAAACCGTTTGAAACGCATCAAATGAATCTCGTGCTCAGCAAGCTACTAGTGCCGTCCTGGCTCGAGCAATTGGTCGTACTAAGGGTTGGATTGGGGAAAAAATTGCAGATGTTCGCCGTGAAGATATCGAAGGCGGTGGTAAAGATGGGATGCCTGCAGGAGCTACACTTGGTTCATCCAGCTAATGGCTCCAAATGTTTGCATTCATTTAAAGAGCTAAAGGTTGTTAATCGTTCACTGCACAAGCTGGTGCTGCATGTAAGTCTACCTGAGGTCATCGACTGTCCCAATCTTCGCGTGTTGGATATTGTTTCTTCACTGGATGTGGAGACCATCGTTGGTAAGCAGTACATAGAGCACGGAGGCGAAGAACCGTACTGGAAGCTAAAACAGTTGGAGGAGCTCATGATTTGGCatcctgatgatgatgatgatgatgatgataggaTGATCTTTTCATCACGTCTTTTAGAGCAAGCTACTAGTATCGATGCTATCGAAAAGATCGAATTTTACCGGCATTTGAAGCAGCTTAAGAAACTGTACTACCACGCTAGCATCGTGTCGAGTGAGGTGCTGCAGGCCATCTGCGAATCATGCGTTCAGCTGAAGGATCTGCATTTGATGTACTTGGCTAGTATCGGTCCGAATCCGTTGCGCCACCTATCGAACCTGAACATGCTGCAACAGTTGAGCATATGCTGCAGTGCCGATATTCTATCGTTCACAGGCGTTCGCTTGCCCCGGCTGGAGAGGCTTCTGTTGTACGACATGAAAATCGATTGGCCATCGTTGGCGGAGCTGACGTCGATCAAGTGGCTAAAGATCACACCCGATCCATCGAAGGTCGATCAAATATGTGATCTTCTCGCAGGACAGCTCAGCAGTCAGCTAAACTTTTTGTGGCTCGCTATGGACTACGTGGATGTTTACGCCTGCCTGCCCAAGCTGTCTGCTCTGAAAACGCTTGTGGTGGAAAATGTTAATCAGCAATTTTCGAAATATCTGCCTAGCTTGCCTCAGCTGACACGGTTGGTTATTTTTCCAGGATACATGTCAAAAATGACCTTGCCGCTTCGGCTTCCCAAACGGATGGTTAAATTGGAACTCATGGAGCTCggtttttatgaaatatttatacGTGATATTAGCAAATGCATGATGGAGGGTGATTATGCACGTCTGAGCCTACACTTCCGTGAGCAGAGGTCCATTTTACTCAAATATTCCTATAGAAATGTAAGTTCCTTAaggtaa
- the LOC133393013 gene encoding uncharacterized protein LOC133393013: MSRPRRKCARYSSPPKLHINELPQEIMYTIFDYLCIYSLREVSLTCRRWERLVSEYGATRFTLRIGRVRSDGNMSYADLRAREEAHLTEAAKMLDWTKRRYSKVNIDLLGEPFVTRQMNLVLSKLLVPSWLQQLVVLRVGLGKDLQTFAVKISKAVVKMGCLQELHLVHPANGLIRSHSFKELKVVNRSLHKLVLHVSLPEVIDCPNLRVLDIVSSLDVETIVGKQYIEHGGEEPYWKLKQLEELMIWHAAADDDDDRMMFSSRPHEQAISIGSIEKIEFYRHLKQLKKLYYHASIASSEVLQAICESCVQLKDLHLLYLASIGPNPLRHLSNLIMLQQLSICCSADILSFTGVRLPRLERLLLYDMKIDWPSLAELSSIKWLKITPDPSKVDQICDLFAGQLSSQLNFLWLSMDYVAVYACLPKLSALKTLVVENVNQQFSKYLPSLPQLTRLVIFPGYMSKMTLPARFPKRMVNLEIMELGFFEILEHDFTKCMMEGDYARLSDHFREQRSILLKYSYRHVSSLR; the protein is encoded by the exons ATGAGCCGTCCGCGAAGAAAATGCGCGAGGTATTCGTCCCCGCCCAAATTGCACATCAATGAGCTGCCACAAGAG ATAATGTACACCATTTTTGACTATCTCTGCATCTACTCGCTAAGAGAGGTTTCACTTACCTGCCGCCGCTGGGAGCGCCTGGTTTCCGAATACGGCGCTACACGATTTACCCTGCGCATTGGCCGTGTGCGGTCAGATGGCAATATGAGTTATGCCGATTTGAGGGCCCGTGAGGAGGCACACTTAACAGAAGCAGCCAAAATGCTCGATTGGACCAAGCGCCGCTACAGCAAGGTCAATATTGATCTGCTGGGAGAACCGTTTGTAACGCGTCAAATGAATCTCGTGCTCAGCAAGCTACTAGTGCCGTCCTGGCTCCAGCAATTGGTCGTACTAAGGGTCGGATTGGGGAAAGATTTGCAGACGTTCGCCGTAAAGATATCGAAGGCGGTGGTAAAGATGGGATGCCTGCAGGAGCTACACTTGGTTCATCCAGCTAATGGCTTAATTCGTTCGCATTCATTTAAAGAGCTGAAGGTTGTTAATCGTTCACTGCACAAGCTGGTGCTGCATGTAAGTCTACCTGAGGTCATCGACTGTCCCAATCTTCGCGTGCTGGATATTGTTTCTTCACTGGATGTGGAGACCATCGTTGGTAAGCAGTACATAGAGCACGGAGGCGAAGAACCGTACTGGAAGCTAAAACAGTTGGAGGAGCTCATGATTtggcatgctgctgctgatgatgatgatgataggaTGATGTTTTCATCACGTCCTCACGAGCAAGCTATTAGTATCGGTTCTATCGAAAAGATCGAATTTTACCGGCATTTGAAGCAGCTTAAGAAACTGTACTACCACGCTAGCATCGCATCGAGTGAGGTGCTGCAGGCCATCTGTGAATCATGCGTTCAGCTGAAGGATCTGCATTTGCTGTACTTGGCTAGTATCGGGCCGAATCCGTTGCGCCACCTATCGAACCTGATCATGCTGCAACAGTTGAGCATATGCTGCAGTGCCGATATTCTATCGTTCACAGGCGTTCGCTTGCCCCGGCTGGAGAGGCTTCTGTTGTACGACATGAAAATCGATTGGCCATCGTTGGCGGAGCTGTCGTCGATCAAGTGGCTAAAGATCACACCCGATCCATCGAAAGTCGATCAAATATGTGATCTTTTCGCAGGACAGCTCAGCAGTCAGCTAAACTTTTTGTGGCTCTCTATGGACTACGTGGCTGTTTACGCCTGCCTGCCCAAGCTGTCTGCTCTGAAAACGCTTGTGGTGGAAAATGTTAATCAGCAATTTTCGAAATATCTGCCTAGCTTGCCTCAGCTGACACGTTTGGTTATTTTTCCAGGATACATGTCAAAAATGACCTTGCCGGCTCGGTTTCCCAAACGGATGGTGAACTTGGAAATCATGGAGCTTGGGTTTTTTGAAATACTCGAACATGATTTTACCAAATGCATGATGGAGGGTGATTATGCACGTCTGAGCGATCACTTCCGTGAGCAGAGGTCCATATTACTCAAATATTCCTATAGACATGTAAGTTCCTTAaggtaa
- the LOC1280902 gene encoding uncharacterized protein LOC1280902 has translation MDLPDAGSPFDKLPSELIFSIFDYLELKSLKAVSLTCHRLEQMFADYSACRFVLRIREERNSYVFLPPLIEIADKVEAATKLLNRTKRCYRRVHLDVQYQPTADSIEHMQAVLDKLFAVRLMQQLTVLKLDLPAVPEKLAVQLSDAVSMLDSLQELAISYKQRDNQSTFSQLYIVNRSLHKLVLNCVWPGRINCPNMQCLKVLANVDVWYMIGEQYALHGDAEPYWKLKHLKELFMATHLLYRALDHYLQKTETYKSVFCQQLTQLKKLRLFHSCLVTDKVLKAICESCVHLENLSFTSMYISNPDSFRYISNLTNLRQLSIESYISGLSFAGVRLPHLKTLLLGNVNIDWPSLAKVESIESLMIKLNVSQVVPACDLFAGHMRRLRLLWIKFDININHERYREIFAALSKLPALETLVLHNVLRLDCLKEMVPIPRLTRLVVCDIFPKCISVSPADVAKRVPKVDRIEVPWINKVNKEMKQRFGCNAGFFH, from the exons ATGGATCTACCCGATGCTGGATCTCCCTTCGACAAGCTGCCATCGGAG ctcattttttccatttttgatTATCTTGAGCTCAAGTCGCTGAAGGCAGTTTCACTAACATGCCATCGGTTGGAGCAAATGTTTGCCGACTACAGTGCCTGTCGGTTTGTGCTGCGAATCCGTGAGGAACGAAACAGCTATGTATTCCTCCCGCCGTTGATTGAAATTGCTGATAAGGTGGAGGCGGCAACCAAATTGCTGAATAGGACCAAACGTTGTTACCGGCGTGTTCATCTCGATGTGCAGTATCAGCCAACGGCTGATAGTATCGAGCATATGCAAGCTGTGCTCGACAAGCTTTTCGCAGTACGGTTGATGCAGCAACTGACCGTGCTGAAGCTTGATTTGCCGGCCGTACCGGAGAAGTTGGCCGTACAGCTGTCGGATGCGGTGTCAATGCTAGACAGTCTGCAGGAGCTAGCCATCAGCTACAAACAAAGAGATAATCAATCCACGTTCAGCCAACTGTACATTGTGAATCGTTCACTGCACAAGCTGGTGCTGAACTGCGTTTGGCCCGGCAGGATCAATTGTCCCAATATGCAGTGCCTGAAAGTGTTGGCGAATGTAGACGTGTGGTACATGATAGGCGAACAGTATGCACTACATGGTGACGCAGAACCGTACTGGAAGCTGAAACATCTGAAGGAGCTGTTCATGGCGACACACCTTTTGTACCGTGCGTTGGAccattatttacaaaaaacagaaacctATAAGAGCGTATTTTGTCAACAGTTGACCCAGCTTAAAAAATTACGTCTTTTTCACAGTTGCCTGGTAACAGATAAGGTGCTGAAGGCCATCTGCGAATCGTGCGTCCATTTGGAGAACCTGTCGTTCACGTCAATGTACATTTCCAATCCGGATTCGTTCCGCTACATCTCGAACCTAACCAACTTACGACAGTTGTCAATTGAGAGCTACATTAGCGGTCTATCGTTCGCTGGCGTTCGCTTGCCTCACCTCAAAACGCTTCTGCTAGGCAATGTTAACATTGACTGGCCATCGTTAGCGAAAGTTGAATCGATTGAGTCGCTCATGATTAAACTCAACGTCTCGCAGGTGGTTCCAGCATGTGATCTTTTCGCTGGACACATGCGGCGGTTACGCTTGTTATGGATCAAGTTTGATATTAATATAAATCACGAGCGCTATCGAGAAATATTCGCAGCGCTCAGTAAACTCCCTGCACTGGAAACGCTTGTACTGCACAATGTGTTACGTTTGGACTGTCTCAAAGAAATGGTACCGATACCACGGCTCACCCGACTCGTTGTATGCGACATATTTCCAAAATGTATTTCGGTATCTCCGGCCGATGTTGCAAAACGAGTCCCGAAAGTAGATAGAATCGAAGTTCCTTGGATCAATAAGGTTAACAAAGAGATGAAGCAACGCTTTGGATGTAATGCTGGCTTTTTTCATTAG
- the LOC1280901 gene encoding BLOC-1-related complex subunit 7, whose product MASASSSSAKNLFSDSKRRLAERVAVNVNNASSVARQIVRGSKSNEILMQAAKNFAYHESTVDNSIQNLKKMEIIFQHLNYQYEAIEQAAEKLEYVEEQVKAMER is encoded by the coding sequence ATGGCATCCGCATCGAGCAGCAGCGCGAAGAATCTGTTCAGCGACTCGAAACGGCGGCTGGCGGAACGGGTGGCCGTGAACGTGAACAATGCCTCGTCCGTCGCACGGCAGATCGTGCGTGGCTCGAAATCGAACGAAATACTGATGCAGGCGGCCAAGAACTTTGCCTACCATGAGAGCACGGTCGACAACAGCATACAGAATCTGAAGAAGATGGAGATCATATTCCAGCATCTGAACTACCAGTACGAAgcgatcgagcaggcggccgAGAAGCTGGAGTACGTCGAGGAGCAGGTGAAGGCCATGGAAAGGTGA